A region from the Nostoc sp. HK-01 genome encodes:
- a CDS encoding phosphate ABC transporter, permease protein PstC yields the protein MATNSQNLSSAIKNRSDIGKSLDRGFIWLTRIFALAVAATLLWIAIQVAIGAWPAIQKFGLSFLANSTWNPVKDEYGVLPQVYGTIISSLIGLLIAVPIGVGTAILLSENFLPAKVRLVLVFLVELLAAIPSVVYGVWGIFVLIPILNNIGRWLNTYFGWFPLFSTPPTGPGMLPAGIILAIMTLPIITAISRDALISVPSSLRQASIGLGATRWETIFQVLIPAAFSGIVSAVMLALGRAMGETMAVTMLIGNSNKISASLLAPANTISSLLANQFAEASGLQVAALMYAALVLFVLTLIVNILAEFIVLRVKRV from the coding sequence ATGGCTACAAATTCTCAAAATTTGTCATCAGCAATTAAGAATCGCTCCGATATTGGTAAGTCTTTAGATCGGGGTTTTATCTGGCTGACTCGGATTTTTGCTCTAGCAGTTGCTGCAACTTTATTATGGATTGCTATACAAGTTGCCATTGGCGCTTGGCCTGCTATCCAAAAGTTTGGTCTGAGCTTTTTAGCAAACAGTACTTGGAACCCAGTTAAGGATGAATATGGGGTATTACCTCAAGTTTATGGAACTATAATTAGTTCGCTGATTGGGTTACTAATTGCTGTACCAATAGGCGTTGGCACTGCTATTTTATTAAGTGAAAATTTTCTGCCAGCCAAAGTTAGACTAGTGCTAGTATTCTTGGTAGAACTTCTGGCCGCTATTCCTAGCGTTGTTTATGGAGTATGGGGAATTTTTGTCTTAATTCCCATTTTAAACAACATAGGTAGATGGTTGAATACCTATTTTGGGTGGTTTCCGCTTTTTAGCACGCCTCCCACTGGGCCAGGAATGTTACCGGCGGGGATTATTTTGGCAATTATGACTTTGCCAATTATTACAGCTATTTCTAGAGATGCTTTGATTTCTGTTCCATCTAGTTTACGTCAAGCATCTATAGGGTTAGGTGCAACACGTTGGGAAACGATTTTTCAGGTTTTGATTCCAGCAGCTTTTTCTGGGATTGTTAGTGCTGTAATGTTAGCACTTGGTCGGGCAATGGGAGAGACAATGGCGGTGACAATGTTGATTGGTAATTCCAACAAAATTAGTGCATCACTATTAGCCCCAGCCAATACAATTTCTTCTTTATTAGCAAATCAATTTGCCGAAGCTAGTGGTTTGCAAGTGGCAGCTTTAATGTATGCTGCTTTAGTTCTATTTGTCTTAACACTGATAGTCAATATTTTGGCAGAGTTCATCGTTCTCCGAGTCAAGCGAGTGTAG
- a CDS encoding phosphate ABC transporter, permease protein — translation MVSHYPERSLTSASMSPRTLFNTTMTGVAFICGVLALVPLVAVLSYVIIKGFGSLNFSIFTELPPAPLRKGGGFGNAIVGTLLMVGIASLISIPLGVIAAIYLTEFSSGKIARWVRFATNVLSGVPSIIAGVFAYGIVVLTLVRLNLGSYSAIGGGFALAILMLPIIVKTTDEALQLVSNDLRQASVGLGATNFQTVTQVVLPAALPAIVTGSTLAIARASGETAPLLFTALFSTFWPNSLFQPTASLAVLVFNFAISPFQNWQSLAWAASLILVLMVLITSIFARWATRQKA, via the coding sequence ATGGTTTCTCATTATCCAGAAAGGAGTTTAACTAGTGCCTCTATGTCGCCTCGGACACTGTTTAATACAACGATGACTGGGGTAGCATTTATCTGTGGAGTTTTGGCACTTGTGCCTTTGGTGGCAGTACTTTCTTATGTTATAATTAAAGGTTTTGGCAGTCTTAATTTTAGTATTTTCACTGAATTGCCTCCCGCACCGCTGAGAAAAGGCGGAGGTTTTGGGAATGCAATTGTGGGAACGTTGCTGATGGTAGGAATTGCGTCCTTAATTAGCATTCCGTTAGGTGTGATTGCCGCAATTTATCTAACTGAGTTTAGTTCTGGTAAAATAGCTAGGTGGGTACGTTTTGCGACTAATGTCTTGAGTGGAGTGCCTTCCATTATTGCTGGGGTATTCGCTTATGGAATTGTGGTTTTGACATTAGTGAGGCTGAACCTAGGATCATATTCAGCTATTGGCGGAGGGTTTGCTTTGGCAATTTTGATGTTGCCAATTATTGTGAAAACGACTGATGAAGCTTTACAGCTAGTATCGAATGATTTACGGCAAGCATCTGTAGGTTTAGGTGCAACTAACTTTCAAACTGTGACACAAGTTGTATTGCCAGCTGCATTACCAGCGATTGTCACTGGATCAACTTTGGCGATCGCCAGAGCCTCTGGTGAAACGGCACCGTTGCTATTTACCGCTTTGTTTTCTACCTTCTGGCCAAATAGCTTGTTCCAACCAACAGCGTCCCTAGCCGTTTTGGTTTTTAATTTTGCGATTTCTCCATTTCAAAATTGGCAGTCGTTAGCTTGGGCAGCATCTTTGATATTGGTGTTAATGGTTTTAATCACCAGTATTTTTGCTCGCTGGGCAACTCGCCAAAAAGCCTGA
- a CDS encoding phosphate ABC transporter, ATP-binding protein produces MATNISTLNSTDTVLRTENLNVYYGKFLALQNIWLDIPKNKVTAFIGPSGCGKSTLLRCYNRLNDLIDSFRAEGQVFYYGKNLYASDIDPVEVRRRIGMVFQRPNPFPKSIYDNITFGAKINGYKGNLDELVEKSLRQAALWDEVKDKLRQSGSSLSGGQQQRLCIARAIAVQPEIILMDEPCAALDPISTLRVEELIHELKEQYTIVIVTHNMQQAARVSDKTAFFNVRPTETGGRIGYLVEYDATEVIFNNPKQEDTRDYVSGRFG; encoded by the coding sequence ATGGCTACTAACATTAGCACATTGAATAGTACAGACACCGTATTACGCACAGAAAATCTAAACGTTTATTACGGCAAATTTTTAGCTTTGCAGAATATTTGGCTAGATATACCCAAAAATAAGGTGACAGCCTTTATCGGGCCTTCTGGCTGTGGTAAAAGTACACTGCTAAGATGCTATAACCGTCTCAATGATTTGATTGATTCATTTAGAGCCGAAGGTCAAGTTTTTTATTACGGGAAAAACTTATACGCATCTGATATTGACCCAGTAGAGGTGCGGCGCAGAATTGGGATGGTATTTCAAAGACCAAACCCATTCCCAAAATCAATTTATGACAATATTACTTTTGGTGCCAAAATTAATGGCTACAAAGGTAACTTAGATGAATTAGTAGAAAAAAGTTTGCGCCAAGCTGCGTTGTGGGATGAAGTTAAAGATAAACTCCGCCAAAGTGGTTCATCTTTGTCTGGTGGACAGCAACAAAGATTATGTATTGCTAGAGCGATCGCAGTTCAACCAGAAATTATTCTCATGGATGAACCTTGTGCAGCTTTAGATCCTATATCTACATTGCGGGTTGAAGAGTTAATTCATGAACTAAAAGAGCAATATACAATTGTGATCGTTACTCACAATATGCAGCAAGCGGCGCGGGTTTCTGATAAAACCGCCTTTTTTAACGTGCGTCCTACAGAAACAGGTGGACGGATTGGCTATTTAGTAGAGTACGACGCAACAGAAGTTATTTTCAATAATCCTAAGCAAGAAGATACCCGCGATTACGTTAGCGGTAGATTTGGTTAA
- a CDS encoding type III restriction enzyme res subunit: MARISKLTFDRGTLILHPPPRGKAWMDYATWDDRVEKFRIPAMRYRALVEALQGEEVDFIDEAKEFYPLELIASLEMEPYPHQSEALAAWKLAGRQGVVVLPTAAGKTYLAQMAMQATPRTTLIVVPTLDLMHQWYAHLVAAFPDAEVGLLGGGSRDKSPILVATYDSAAIHAEALGNKYALIVFDECHHLPTDFSKVIAEYAIAPYRLGLSATPERTDGKHADLNILIGREVYRKRAEDLAGKALAEHEIVQIKVKLSQIERERYNQLIQTRNDFLRQSKISLGSIQGWQMFVQMSARSQAGRRAMLAHREAKEIALGTDGKLRILADLLATHYPERVLIFTADNATVYKISQDLLIPAITHQTPVKERHEILTKFREGEYNTLIASHVLNEGVDVPAASVAIILSGTGSTREYVQRLGRILRKGNVENKQAILYEVIAEDTSEEGTSARRRGDNKAGEAEVAEGDKKQRGNLQVVYGTGKEKSLKAAEQLEIHYSIQNPKSKIQNSEDVTNGVTKPSPKRRRNHSEKTED, encoded by the coding sequence ATGGCTCGCATCTCCAAATTAACCTTTGATCGCGGTACATTAATTCTGCATCCACCACCACGCGGTAAAGCTTGGATGGATTATGCTACGTGGGACGATCGCGTGGAAAAATTTCGGATTCCGGCGATGCGTTATCGTGCTTTAGTTGAAGCACTACAAGGAGAAGAAGTCGATTTTATTGATGAGGCGAAGGAATTTTATCCGCTAGAGTTGATTGCAAGTTTGGAAATGGAACCTTATCCCCACCAAAGTGAGGCTTTAGCTGCTTGGAAATTGGCGGGAAGACAAGGTGTAGTTGTGCTACCAACGGCGGCGGGAAAAACTTATCTGGCGCAGATGGCGATGCAAGCGACACCGCGCACAACGTTGATTGTTGTGCCAACTTTGGATTTGATGCATCAGTGGTATGCACATTTAGTGGCGGCGTTCCCCGATGCAGAAGTGGGATTATTAGGGGGTGGTTCGCGGGATAAGTCACCCATATTAGTAGCGACTTATGACAGTGCAGCGATTCATGCAGAAGCTTTGGGGAATAAATATGCTTTGATTGTGTTTGACGAGTGTCATCACTTACCCACCGATTTTAGTAAAGTGATTGCAGAATATGCGATCGCCCCTTATCGTTTAGGATTATCAGCCACACCAGAACGCACCGATGGTAAACACGCTGATTTGAATATTTTGATTGGACGAGAAGTATATCGTAAACGCGCTGAAGATTTAGCAGGGAAAGCCTTAGCCGAACATGAAATTGTCCAAATTAAGGTGAAATTATCGCAGATTGAGCGCGAAAGATACAATCAATTAATTCAAACTCGCAATGATTTTTTACGCCAATCGAAGATTTCTTTGGGGAGTATTCAAGGTTGGCAAATGTTTGTGCAGATGAGTGCGCGATCGCAAGCTGGCCGTAGAGCGATGTTAGCACACCGTGAAGCCAAAGAAATCGCTTTAGGAACTGATGGCAAGTTGCGAATTTTAGCTGATTTATTAGCGACACATTATCCTGAGCGCGTGTTAATTTTCACGGCTGATAACGCGACGGTTTATAAAATATCTCAAGACTTATTAATTCCGGCAATTACTCATCAAACTCCAGTCAAAGAACGTCATGAAATATTAACTAAATTTCGGGAAGGTGAATATAATACTTTGATTGCTTCTCATGTGTTGAATGAAGGTGTTGATGTTCCGGCGGCTTCTGTGGCAATTATTCTTTCGGGAACTGGTTCGACAAGAGAATATGTGCAGCGTTTGGGGAGGATTTTACGTAAGGGAAATGTGGAAAATAAACAAGCGATTTTATATGAGGTAATCGCAGAAGATACGAGTGAAGAAGGGACTTCGGCAAGGCGGCGAGGGGATAATAAAGCAGGGGAAGCAGAGGTAGCAGAGGGAGACAAAAAGCAGAGAGGAAATTTGCAGGTTGTGTATGGTACCGGAAAGGAAAAAAGTTTAAAGGCTGCGGAACAATTAGAAATTCATTATTCAATCCAAAATCCAAAATCCAAAATCCAAAATTCAGAAGATGTTACCAACGGAGTTACTAAGCCATCGCCTAAACGGAGAAGAAATCATTCCGAAAAGACTGAAGATTGA
- a CDS encoding putative phytoene dehydrogenase, whose product MQEYDVVIIGAGHNGLVCAAYLLKAGYSVLLLEKRSVPGGAATTEECLPKEAPGFKFNLCAIDHEFIHLGPVVEELELKKYGLEYLECDPVVFCPHPDGKYFLAHKSLEKTCAEIARYSERDAKKYAEFTEYWQRALGAMIPMFNAPPKSIIDIVGNYDITKLKDLFSVIGSPNKTLDFVRTMLTSAEDLLNEWFDSEFLKAPLARLAAELGAPPSQKTLGIGAIMMAMRHNPGMARPRGGTGALVKALVNLVTSKGGVILTDQHVEKVLIDDGKAAGVRVAGGTEYRAKYGVISNIDAKRLFLQMTDKSDIDSADPDLWERLERRIVNNNETILKIDLALDEPLRFPFHAHKDEYLVGSILIADSVAHVEQAHSKCTLGEIPDSDPSMYVVMPSYLDPTLAPPGKHTVWIEFFAPYQIAGAEGTGLRGTGWTDELKNQVADKVVDKLATYAPNVKTATIARRVESPAELGERLGAYKGNYYHVDMTLDQMVFFRPLPEIANYKTPIENLFLTGAGTHPGGSISGMPGRNCARVFLQSKHPITQTLKDARDSIKSTVGSVFGIV is encoded by the coding sequence ATGCAAGAATATGATGTTGTAATTATCGGCGCAGGACATAACGGACTAGTTTGTGCAGCATATTTGCTCAAAGCTGGTTATAGCGTCCTACTTTTAGAAAAACGTTCTGTCCCTGGTGGTGCAGCAACCACGGAAGAATGTTTACCCAAAGAAGCCCCCGGATTTAAATTTAATTTGTGTGCTATTGACCACGAATTTATTCACTTAGGGCCAGTAGTTGAAGAATTAGAACTGAAAAAATACGGCTTAGAATATCTCGAATGTGATCCAGTAGTTTTCTGCCCTCATCCCGATGGCAAGTATTTTCTAGCACATAAATCATTAGAAAAAACTTGTGCAGAAATCGCCCGTTATAGTGAACGTGATGCTAAAAAATATGCCGAATTTACTGAGTATTGGCAACGGGCATTAGGCGCAATGATTCCTATGTTTAATGCACCACCAAAATCAATCATCGATATTGTTGGTAACTACGACATTACCAAACTCAAAGATTTATTCTCAGTTATTGGTTCACCAAACAAAACATTAGATTTTGTTCGTACCATGCTAACCAGTGCTGAAGATTTACTCAATGAGTGGTTTGATTCAGAATTTTTAAAAGCACCATTGGCAAGATTAGCAGCAGAATTAGGTGCGCCACCATCACAAAAAACTCTTGGTATTGGTGCAATTATGATGGCAATGCGTCATAATCCTGGTATGGCTAGACCGCGTGGTGGAACTGGTGCATTAGTCAAAGCTTTGGTGAATTTAGTCACTAGTAAAGGCGGTGTAATTCTCACAGATCAGCACGTAGAAAAAGTGTTGATTGATGATGGGAAAGCTGCTGGTGTACGCGTTGCTGGTGGCACAGAATATCGGGCGAAATACGGTGTAATTTCTAATATCGATGCCAAGCGGTTGTTTTTACAAATGACCGATAAAAGCGATATTGACTCAGCCGATCCTGATTTGTGGGAAAGATTAGAACGCCGCATTGTCAACAACAACGAAACCATCCTCAAAATAGATTTGGCTTTAGATGAACCTCTGCGCTTTCCTTTCCACGCGCACAAAGATGAGTATCTTGTGGGTTCTATCTTAATTGCTGATTCTGTGGCTCATGTGGAACAGGCTCATAGTAAGTGTACCTTGGGAGAAATCCCAGACTCTGATCCATCAATGTATGTGGTGATGCCGAGTTACCTTGACCCCACATTAGCACCTCCTGGTAAACATACAGTCTGGATTGAGTTTTTTGCACCTTATCAAATTGCTGGTGCAGAAGGTACAGGCTTAAGAGGTACTGGTTGGACTGATGAATTGAAAAATCAAGTTGCAGACAAAGTAGTTGATAAGTTGGCTACTTATGCACCTAATGTCAAAACAGCGACTATTGCTAGACGAGTAGAAAGTCCGGCAGAATTAGGTGAAAGATTAGGTGCATATAAAGGCAATTACTACCACGTTGATATGACCCTAGATCAGATGGTATTTTTCCGTCCCTTACCGGAAATCGCCAACTACAAAACCCCCATTGAAAATTTGTTCTTAACTGGTGCGGGTACTCATCCAGGTGGTTCGATTTCTGGAATGCCAGGACGCAATTGTGCGCGGGTATTTTTACAATCTAAACATCCAATTACTCAAACTTTAAAGGATGCTAGAGATTCGATTAAATCAACTGTCGGGTCTGTGTTTGGGATTGTTTAA
- a CDS encoding cytochrome P450 produces MQLPKTPNIPAALQLLNWVFRPMPYMEECTKRYGDVFALKLQKKFPPIVFVSHPQDLQQILSHDTKELEAPGELNSLAEGLLGKHSVITLSGEEHQRQRQLIMPPLHGERMRGYSQIINEITAKVISQYPVGQPLNIRTVSQDITLRVIMQAVFGLDEGLRAEQLQQRLKELLENGSSVWRVVSLYFPALQRDFGPIKIWRRRQELQQQADKLIYDEIQERREHPDSSRTDILSLLMDARDAQGQQMTDVELRDELMTLLVAGHETTATAIAWAMYWIHKLPQVKEKLIQELDSLGDNSDPNTIYKLPYLSAVCSETLRIYPVGMLTFPRRVKTPITVSGCELPPGTPVMGSIYLTHQREDIYPQPKQFKPERFLEKQFSPYEYIPFGAGARRCIGLAFAQWEMKLAIAKILTMKELDLVDSTEVKPQRRGLVTGPNRPIQMVVKNQRQIKPRSLETTTIG; encoded by the coding sequence ATGCAGCTACCAAAAACCCCGAATATTCCAGCAGCTTTACAACTGCTGAATTGGGTATTCCGTCCTATGCCCTACATGGAAGAGTGTACGAAACGCTATGGTGACGTTTTTGCCCTTAAACTGCAAAAAAAGTTTCCTCCTATAGTGTTTGTTAGTCACCCCCAGGATTTACAGCAAATTTTGAGTCACGATACCAAAGAATTAGAAGCCCCTGGGGAGTTAAATAGTTTAGCAGAAGGCTTACTGGGTAAGCATTCTGTAATTACTCTGTCTGGTGAAGAACATCAACGCCAACGGCAATTAATCATGCCGCCTTTGCATGGCGAAAGAATGCGCGGCTACAGCCAGATTATTAATGAGATTACTGCCAAAGTTATCAGCCAATACCCAGTGGGACAGCCTTTGAATATTCGCACGGTCAGCCAAGACATTACTCTACGGGTAATTATGCAGGCTGTGTTTGGTCTAGATGAAGGACTCCGCGCCGAACAACTCCAACAGCGATTAAAGGAACTTTTAGAAAATGGCAGTTCTGTGTGGCGTGTAGTTTCACTATATTTCCCGGCATTACAAAGAGATTTTGGGCCGATTAAAATCTGGAGAAGACGACAGGAACTCCAGCAACAAGCCGACAAACTCATCTATGATGAAATCCAAGAACGGCGAGAACATCCAGACTCATCACGCACAGACATCCTCAGCTTATTGATGGATGCTAGAGATGCCCAAGGTCAACAAATGACGGATGTCGAGTTACGCGATGAACTGATGACTTTGTTGGTCGCAGGCCACGAAACCACAGCCACGGCTATAGCCTGGGCTATGTACTGGATTCATAAGTTACCCCAAGTTAAGGAAAAACTTATCCAAGAACTGGATAGTTTGGGGGATAATTCAGACCCAAATACAATTTACAAGCTACCCTATCTCAGTGCTGTTTGCTCAGAAACTTTACGCATTTACCCAGTGGGAATGCTAACTTTTCCTAGAAGAGTCAAAACACCTATTACTGTCAGTGGTTGTGAACTTCCACCGGGTACACCAGTTATGGGTTCAATTTACTTAACCCACCAACGGGAAGATATCTACCCACAACCCAAACAGTTTAAACCAGAACGCTTTTTAGAAAAACAGTTTTCACCATACGAATACATACCCTTTGGGGCTGGTGCAAGACGTTGTATTGGTTTAGCTTTTGCTCAATGGGAAATGAAACTAGCGATCGCTAAAATTTTAACCATGAAAGAATTAGATTTAGTTGATAGCACAGAAGTTAAACCCCAACGTCGTGGTTTAGTCACCGGGCCAAATCGTCCTATTCAAATGGTTGTTAAAAATCAGCGTCAAATCAAGCCTCGGAGTTTAGAAACTACCACCATAGGATGA
- a CDS encoding transketolase central region encodes MTAITPKASSALPDFCEGIQYFGEALPDFATYGATPAIDSDKVAIASPTDTAAVYQTLLAADALRYLTLQVTGSKASGHPGGFASQAEAYAALVMLGYKNIITEVGHHAPGFYSAMFLDRSLEDMGIFTVQQLRDRFREKHGLLGHLSGYIPGILAPAGPLGQGQHFAMSAALLHRDKLFPFTLGDGGLGEPYIMSSMAHFNTAYPSVTNFLPVLVWNGYSQEHHSMVSLKTNEQMKAYWQGNGFAEVILVDAKEFDDQNQPGDYVDSTAFSFQQRLAFTQAVLVAVDKAARSALSGKLTVFIIKQLKGAGVHARGAKSHNLYPKDTLDAPHIISALQGRALSQAAWQTVRTNAERAGGGPAAKTVVTEFELPLPDLGELPLEEYAVGGEPKVSTTAMGRLVGIVGQKDKNFLVTNADGNEASGIGNINQALKIIHPTTDDLYNQAPNGQVYEPLSEDACAGLAVGLSLMGARSLWCSYESFAINGLPIWQTVTQAMAELRRQTPSTITLFTAGALEQGRNGWTHQRPEIEAYFASMMRNGNVFPVFPPDANSIQACYDWALKTRNKGIVITASKSPLPIRTTLKQTQQGLEDGAILLHEIAGDKQVVFAVIGDMTLTPVFEAAAFLENEGIGVKIVSIINPRRLYRPNDVAWDTCSEADGGFIDDAKFAELFGGDALIGVTGGAAAMLEPIMLRSNSKRDTFAWKRGETTASAGELMAFNGLTAEALTKRAIELVH; translated from the coding sequence ATGACAGCAATTACACCAAAGGCATCTTCCGCGCTTCCTGACTTTTGCGAAGGAATTCAATATTTTGGCGAAGCGTTACCAGATTTTGCCACTTATGGTGCTACACCTGCGATAGATTCAGATAAAGTAGCGATCGCATCTCCTACAGATACCGCAGCCGTATATCAAACTTTACTTGCTGCTGATGCCCTGCGTTATTTAACATTGCAAGTTACTGGTAGTAAAGCATCAGGACATCCAGGCGGGTTTGCCAGCCAAGCGGAAGCGTATGCAGCATTGGTCATGCTGGGTTACAAAAATATTATTACCGAAGTGGGACACCACGCCCCTGGATTTTATAGTGCCATGTTTTTGGATCGCTCCTTAGAAGACATGGGCATTTTTACAGTACAACAATTGCGCGATCGCTTCCGCGAAAAGCACGGACTTTTAGGACACCTCTCCGGTTACATTCCCGGCATTCTCGCACCCGCCGGGCCTTTGGGACAAGGGCAACACTTTGCAATGTCGGCTGCACTCTTGCATAGAGACAAGCTTTTCCCCTTCACCCTTGGTGATGGTGGACTGGGTGAACCATACATTATGAGTTCAATGGCACACTTCAACACCGCCTATCCCAGTGTTACTAACTTCTTACCCGTGCTGGTATGGAACGGTTACAGCCAAGAACATCACAGTATGGTTTCCCTCAAAACTAACGAACAGATGAAAGCATACTGGCAAGGTAACGGTTTTGCAGAAGTCATTCTTGTAGATGCTAAAGAATTTGACGACCAAAATCAACCAGGAGACTACGTTGATAGTACCGCCTTTTCCTTCCAGCAACGCCTTGCCTTTACCCAAGCCGTATTAGTAGCCGTAGATAAAGCCGCACGTTCCGCACTTAGCGGTAAACTCACAGTATTCATTATCAAACAACTCAAAGGTGCAGGCGTTCACGCCAGAGGTGCAAAATCTCATAACTTATATCCCAAAGACACTTTAGATGCACCGCACATTATTAGTGCATTGCAAGGACGCGCCTTATCACAAGCAGCTTGGCAAACAGTCAGAACCAATGCAGAACGCGCTGGTGGCGGCCCCGCAGCTAAAACCGTCGTAACAGAATTTGAATTACCATTGCCAGATTTAGGCGAATTGCCATTAGAAGAATATGCAGTTGGTGGCGAACCGAAAGTTTCGACAACTGCAATGGGAAGATTAGTTGGTATCGTCGGACAAAAAGATAAAAATTTCCTCGTCACCAACGCCGACGGTAACGAAGCATCAGGAATTGGCAACATCAACCAAGCATTAAAGATTATTCATCCGACAACCGACGACTTATATAACCAAGCACCAAACGGACAAGTTTATGAACCATTAAGTGAAGATGCTTGTGCAGGTTTAGCCGTTGGTTTATCACTCATGGGTGCAAGAAGTTTGTGGTGTTCTTATGAATCTTTTGCCATCAACGGTTTACCAATTTGGCAAACAGTCACCCAAGCAATGGCAGAATTACGCCGTCAAACTCCCTCGACAATTACCTTATTTACTGCTGGCGCATTAGAACAAGGTCGTAACGGTTGGACACACCAACGTCCCGAAATTGAAGCTTACTTTGCATCAATGATGCGGAATGGAAATGTATTTCCTGTATTCCCACCCGATGCTAATAGTATTCAAGCTTGTTATGACTGGGCATTGAAAACAAGAAATAAGGGAATTGTCATTACTGCCAGTAAGTCGCCCTTGCCAATTCGCACCACATTAAAACAAACTCAGCAAGGCTTAGAAGATGGTGCGATATTATTACATGAAATTGCTGGTGATAAGCAAGTTGTGTTTGCTGTTATTGGTGATATGACATTAACTCCTGTATTTGAAGCAGCAGCATTTTTAGAAAATGAAGGTATCGGTGTCAAGATAGTTTCTATCATTAATCCTCGCCGTTTATATCGTCCTAATGATGTTGCTTGGGATACTTGTTCTGAAGCCGATGGTGGTTTTATTGATGATGCAAAATTCGCTGAATTATTTGGTGGTGATGCGTTAATTGGTGTAACTGGTGGTGCTGCGGCAATGCTAGAACCAATTATGTTAAGAAGCAACAGCAAACGCGATACTTTTGCCTGGAAACGTGGCGAAACTACAGCTAGTGCTGGAGAGTTAATGGCGTTTAATGGTTTGACTGCTGAGGCGTTGACGAAACGGGCTATTGAGTTAGTACATTAG
- a CDS encoding ParA family protein, whose translation MPFNSELCRNESEVESKLIVQYLLPQLGYTPDTWHQEVAVGSIRLDFLAFAAQVLPFVIDANSPLSVVMEAKHPKQNLNNHFLRLRHYLTSLNVRYGLLTNGKEIRIYEKSGDDIKLVFSCYGKDVETKLEEIKDLIGRDSLNKNQLTDSATIHNSEKELNLPAQGKNSMKTIAIYHNKGGVGKTTVAVNLAAALSKKGKRVLLIDIDSQANTTFATGLIKFQFEEDDDLKDKNVYHLIESGEFNYIPDIVRQSQYFNNPEIDVIPSHITLIEYQDTLNKIAATRRRLVKKLNMVESNYDIVIIDTPPSRDYYAEVALIAADYLIIPSDLKPFANQGLPTVRNFIKQVNEYRDDIGKLPINIMGIVASKISTNAKFLQYTFPKQREVILERYNLPLMEAVIYDRTVLSECMNQTIIVGELEYPDPKSVIKYAEVKSNAQQSAMEFEILADEVLQKMGIN comes from the coding sequence TTGCCTTTTAATTCTGAGTTGTGTCGTAACGAAAGCGAAGTTGAAAGTAAACTCATCGTTCAATATTTGCTACCACAGTTAGGATATACCCCCGATACCTGGCATCAAGAAGTCGCAGTTGGTAGCATACGATTAGATTTTCTAGCATTTGCAGCACAAGTCTTACCCTTTGTCATAGATGCTAATTCACCATTGAGTGTGGTGATGGAGGCAAAGCATCCTAAGCAAAACTTAAATAATCACTTTCTCAGACTCAGGCATTATTTAACCAGCTTGAATGTGAGATATGGTTTGTTGACTAATGGCAAAGAGATTAGAATTTATGAAAAATCAGGCGATGATATTAAGTTGGTTTTCTCTTGTTATGGGAAGGATGTAGAGACAAAGCTAGAAGAAATTAAAGATTTAATTGGTAGAGATAGCCTCAACAAAAACCAATTAACAGATAGTGCAACAATTCATAACTCTGAAAAAGAATTAAATTTACCAGCTCAGGGAAAAAATTCTATGAAAACCATTGCAATATACCATAATAAAGGCGGTGTTGGAAAAACAACAGTTGCTGTCAACCTTGCAGCAGCATTAAGTAAAAAAGGTAAAAGGGTTCTTTTAATTGATATCGATTCTCAGGCAAATACTACTTTTGCTACAGGGCTAATTAAATTTCAATTTGAAGAAGATGATGATTTAAAAGATAAAAATGTATACCATTTAATAGAATCAGGAGAATTTAATTATATTCCAGATATTGTTCGTCAGTCTCAATACTTTAATAATCCTGAGATTGATGTAATACCTTCTCATATAACTTTGATTGAGTACCAAGATACACTAAATAAAATTGCTGCTACTAGACGTAGGTTAGTAAAAAAACTGAATATGGTAGAAAGCAACTATGATATTGTGATTATTGATACACCTCCTTCAAGAGATTATTATGCTGAGGTTGCCTTGATTGCAGCTGATTACTTAATCATTCCATCCGATTTAAAACCATTTGCCAACCAAGGTTTACCGACAGTAAGAAATTTTATTAAGCAAGTTAATGAATATAGAGATGATATAGGTAAATTACCTATCAATATAATGGGTATTGTTGCTTCTAAAATTTCAACAAATGCTAAATTTTTACAATACACATTTCCAAAGCAAAGAGAAGTAATATTAGAACGCTATAATCTACCTCTGATGGAAGCAGTAATTTATGATAGAACAGTGTTGTCAGAGTGTATGAACCAGACAATAATAGTTGGAGAATTAGAGTATCCTGATCCTAAGTCTGTTATTAAATATGCAGAAGTTAAATCTAACGCTCAACAATCTGCTATGGAGTTTGAAATTTTGGCAGATGAAGTTTTACAAAAAATGGGGATTAATTAA